cctttcCTCAGCGGACCAGGGCCGGTCTcccccccccgcctgccccccaGCCTTCCCGCCCGCGCGCCCCTTCCTTCCGGCCCCTAGCCTCACCCGCATGCGGATGTAGCGCAGCCGCAGGGCACGGATTCGTCCTCGGGCCTCCGCTGCCTTGAGGACGCCGAGGAGCATGTCCTGGCGCCCCGCGGGCAGCTCGAGTGACTGCGTGCACGCGCGCGGGTCGGGCATGTGGTACCCCAGCTCCACTGACTCACGGGGGAAGATGGAGGCGGCCACGCCCACGTCCTCCAGCAGGTCGCCGAAGAGCAGGTGGCGGTGACGCTGCGGGGGGCGCATGGCCGCCAGGCCTTCCAGCGATAGGGCCCAACCCGGCCTGGGGGGCTCCGCCGCGGGCGGCCCCCTGGCGCGCTCCTCACGGGACCCCTTTCCCGTTCGCTCCCGCGGGCCCCTGCGCCCAGCCTCCTTCACCGCTGGCGACTGCATCCCGGGCCCTGCCGAGGCAAGAGTGAGTTCCGTTGGGCTCCTAGCAGCTCCTctggcccggcccggcccggcccctccAGATTCCCCGCAGCGGGCTTTAGgtcctgcccctccagcctctgcgccatttttttcttcttttttcttt
Above is a window of Halichoerus grypus chromosome 10, mHalGry1.hap1.1, whole genome shotgun sequence DNA encoding:
- the LKAAEAR1 gene encoding protein LKAAEAR1 — encoded protein: MQSPAVKEAGRRGPRERTGKGSREERARGPPAAEPPRPGWALSLEGLAAMRPPQRHRHLLFGDLLEDVGVAASIFPRESVELGYHMPDPRACTQSLELPAGRQDMLLGVLKAAEARGRIRALRLRYIRMRAEEISLLILQQKSARAAIRLELFLPPQLKPTRIPDPLDRQERRRVETILEEKVDGSIFPR